The genomic interval TATTCACCAGGTAATAAAAGGTAAATGTGAACTAAACTGATGGTAGATTTACTATCCGAGGATGTATTTATTTACAGTACTTAATTccttcccacattccaaaagctataacttttaaaaggtttttattggtactattttggggtacataaaactTTTTGAGACAGTGTGACCATAATCAGTGATCCGGTCATTTTAATTGTTTGACGGCGTTCacggtgcgggttaaataacgttatattataatagttcagcctTTTGCAGGGGCGTTGAtaccagttgttttttttcttacattgcttttgggggaaaattagaaaaggtgttttttttaaatagtcccCCTCCTATTAAGCTCTGTTTTAAGCCTCTGACAGGGCTTAataagagcacaaagatggcagacctgggggccttcattaggcccccaggctgccatgacaaccatcggtaccCCACGATCGCGGAGATGGGCTGTGGGAGGGGGCCGCTCCCCCTTTCCAACTGTTTAAATACCACAGTTGCTATAGATCACGGCATCTAAAAGGttaaacatacagccaacacgcaCATctaatggagcgggctcagccattCCAGACGTAGAAAgacagacttaaaggggttttacaggaaATTTAAAAGGCTCGCTGCAGGAAAGGATTGtcctaaaaaaaactaaatcagTAATACCCCCGCTATCATCTGGCACTGCCACTCCCTACCAGTCTGTTAACTTTTACAGGAAGTGATGGCGTCGCATTCCATCCATGTAATCACTGCAGCCAATGATTGGCCTCAGTGGTGATGCTGACAAGAACGGCACATCATCCAGTGATTGGCTGAAGCCGTGACATGGATAGAGCAAGACATCACTTCCTGTAAAAGTAAGCAGACCGGCAGGGAGCATCGGGGATTTACCAGGTGAGCATTCCTTATTTCAGTACATTTCCTgcctgcagccattttttttaatgtcccggacaacccctttaaatgcaccAACCAATCAGCCTTGTACTTCACTTATACTGAACTTAATGTATGAAAAATggtagtaaagaaaaaaaaaatgtgtagtcCATAGAAACCAATCAAGTCACTTCTCTGCCTCAAAACTGCATTGGAAGGGATGAATGACGGACATTTTACTCCTGAGGCCCATAGAGTTcagtcatcatttttttttttttaacgttatgTCATATTCTCAGCTGCAGAAATAACTCAGTCTGtagaatcagcaaaaatacaacacGCTTCTAACATTAATGAGTATTAGCCGATAGCCCAAACTGGACCAGTACTTTTACTTCTGTGCTCAGGTAGATCCACGTGACGGGAATTTATAAttattcacaacaaaaataatggACTATCAGTAGCTCATATACTTTACACAGGGATCTGCAGATTCCTTCTTGAAATCCTAGTGTCAGAACTGCTAACTGCTGTCCTTTCTTAGGACCACTGCTGTACTGCCGAGCAGAACGGCCTCTGCAATCCAGTATCTGCTTACGCCAGTTATCCTGTCTGGTGTTGTTTAGTTCACTCTTTGTCACCACAATTGCAGATCTTGGTACTAGTAGCAAATGATGCGAAGTATCCACTGAAGAACATATATGCCAGTGTCTCACATCCTATCAGAACCACGTCCAGAGAAGTCTGTTTGTAGAGGTACAATGTTATGGTCATATGCAGCATGCTCAGAGCTCCCGCCGCTGGCAAgtttgagctgtgcggctgcatgcGAGAGCTGGAAAGCGGCATCAGGATGTGCGGTGTCTGGCAGCAGAGTACATTCCCTTTCCAACATATCAGACACTCCCTTTAACAAGTCCAGGAACCCAAATGCTAGGGCGGCTTTCCTCAGTCGGTTCAGTTCCTGGAGGAAATATCAAATCATACAAAAGTGTTATAAAGTAATGTATTACATAGAATAAGCCATGACATAAAATCAGACAGCCTAACCATGTGCAATTTCTACAACATGATTCCATTATTAACAGTAACATAAAAATCCACAATCCATATTATGTAGACCAACAGTGGGGTTGTAGCAGGGATGTAAACTATGTGCACAAAGTATGACACAACTAGTTCTGTAtatctaccgtatttttcggactataagacgcagtttttagtaagaataaatcttgctaaaaagtccctgcgtcttatcgttttcagtcaagggacccggaagCGCCGTGCCCCCTGACCGCTGCTTACTTAACCTTcctgacccatgacgtgccggcacatcatggagcggggagggatgtatggagcgggctcacgcgccaagcacgctccatacactgcagatgttacctgtgttttacagctgacacggtgctctaacggccaggtcaacatagcgctaaaaagaatgaaataagtgataaaaaaaaaaattgtatgtaccaaaaaatggtgccaataaaaactacagctcgtcccataaaaaataagccctcacatcgcacaaacgagggaaaaatataagttatggctctcagaatgtgttgtctaaaacctgggtgcatcttatagtccgaaaaatacggtatatttttttccttcccgTTCCCTTTTTGAACAGGAGTTCCTAATTCCAGTGAAAATCCCCATTGAGACACAGTTAATCAGCATCTAGGTGTAGGATGTCAGTAGATACGGGTCAGCTGCATCTTACTTTGTAGAAGGTTTGCGTTTTCTCTGGAAGCTTCCTAGCATTCCTCAGGATCTTCTGCACATCAGTctacaagaaaaaaaagtaacaatacAATGTAAGGAGTGTTACCTACTGGATATAGGGATTATTTGACACCACACACGGTTATGCTTGGAACGAACTTACTCCTAAGTATTACCGTCTACCTTCCTTCACTCTCCTCATCAGGTCATGAGAACGTCCTTACTAAATCCATGTTTAACCCAGACTAATGAGCAGAAACAAATAGGGCAAACATAATGTAAACAGGAAACCAAGGCTAAAAGCAATTTACAGTTTGCAAGATTATCCCAAAGcatagtttaacccgttagtgaccgccccatagtgtttttacggcagccactaacgggctttcctccaatgcaatagcctttttacggaataaataaacagagcagggagccgttaaatctccctgctctcaggaggtagctgagggctgggggcatccctgctctaatgggtgagatcgatatcagtatcgatctcacccgtttaaccactcagatgcggcactcaatagcgagcgccgcatctgagtggttgaggaaagagggagggagctccctctcatcccaccggcacccggcaatAGATTGCCGGGTGCCGgcctcttctatggcagccgctatgcctaataaaggcccccaggtctgcctgtagtgtatgcctgctgggTCATGCCAGAgatatggcctagcagatgcctgtccgttttacattgacaggcaataatacactgcaatatagaagtattgcagtgtataataaatgcgatcggaggatcgcatagtgaagtcccctagtgggaatagtagaaaagtaaaaaaaataagtacaaaaataaaataaaaaactcaatttttcccccttacaaactgctttattattaaaaaacaaaataaagtaaaaaaagttacccatatttggtatcgccgcgttcataatgacccaaactataaagttattacatcatttaaccagcacggtgaacgccgtaaataataaaacaaacaatgcaaaaattgctgttttctttgaatcaagccttaaaaaaaaaaaaaatttgataagtgatcaaaaagccgcatctactccaaaatggtagcaataaaaactacaagtcgtcccgcaaaacaaaaaccctcatacaactgcattggcgtaaaaaaaaaaaaaaagtgtattactgtgtaaaagtagtaaaacatacaaaatctatataaatttggtatctttgcaatcgcaacaacccattgaataaagttatggtgttatttataccacacggtaaatttaggacgcaaaaaagtgtggcgaaattgcggttttttttctattcccccacaaaaaaagttaatcaataaattctatgtaccccaaaatggtgctattaaaaaatacaacttattttttgcgggacaagactttatacagctatgtctacgcaaaaattaaaaaaaaagttatagctctttgaatgagaggatggaaaaacataaaaaatagcttggtcattaaggtctaaaataggctggtcattaaggggttaatatcagctACATGATGAAACGGCTCTTGGACAGCGTTGGAAACATAATGGGGCACCTTCATTGAAGGGATTTTCCAATAATCaatatgtatcacctatccacaggataggtgataaatatctgatcggctgGGCTCCGACCACTAGGACCCCAACCAATCCAAAAACTGACTTACCTGGTCGACCCGGTgtgccccatatgaatggagcggtgataaatattgattatgggataaCCACTTTACTGAAATTGCACCAGTTTTCCGAAACATTGCATTCACAGGAATGGCGTTCAGACCAAACACCAAGTAAGACCCTGATGTAGGAAAGGGAAACTTGTCGCAGCTCAGTAGCAACAATATATAGAAGCGTTGCTACTGAGCATGCTGCATAGAACAACAATACTAATGGACCCCTACTAGTATACATGGCCCAATATGTCAAAGTGCGCTCCATGCAATTTCAGCATTGGTATATACAAAAAGCCAAACCTGCAGACCTTTACTTGCATCCGCAGATAACACAGTTGGCCACATTGCATTaaaatgtaactaaactttcaacaaacctctgacatgtcatagtcacatgtcagaagttgtgatCTGTGAGGGTCCATGCTCTGAGACCCcccacgatcgctaaaactaagcggcagaagcgctgagGTGAGCGCTgcactgcttagtttctgatctgcttttttcgGAAAGTCAATGTAACGGTGTATgggccccatagactttctattaggtCTGTACACCGTTACAACGGCATTCTGAGagaagccaatcagaaaccaagcagctcagcactcacccgagcaattcagtcgcttcattttagcgattggtgggggtgtccgtgatcagacccccaccgatcaaaacttctgacatgtcactatgacatgtcagaagtttgttgaacgtttagctaccctttaagaATCGGCTAATAGATAATGCCATGGTTATACGGTAGCGATGTGCATAGCCTTCTGTATGCAAATCAGAGAACATGACATCATAAGACTTACCTGCAGACCGCTGGGTTTAATCCACACTGTCACATTTTGTGCGTAGCTTCTTTTTGCCTTAGGTTGCAAAGGAAATGGACTCTTATTATCCTCTTCCCCATATGGGTTCTCCTTGGCATCTTGAGCATTCAACAAATGAAGATATATTAGTAATTTACTGGATTACAGCTACTTCAGTCATATAAAGTTCACATCAATAGATACATTCACCACAATATAATGGGGGGGAGGGGGATGTAGAATAAaggttttaaaaatatatatatattttttaatttagcttaaggctacattcacacgacagtgaagaaaaatgccacacagcccccctgtatgtgatgccacacagcccccctgtatgtgatgccacacagcccccctgtatgtgatgccacacagcctccctgtatgtgatgccacacagcccaacatGAATGCTCTACATACTCAccaatgcagcgctgtcttcttcaggtaaggtccctagtcttcacgggatctgcggcggTGTGATGACACATACTccagatgcagcgctgtcttctggtctggtcgctagtctcacgggaTCTGAAGGGATCACAATGACGTtatcgcgtcgccttcgcagaactcgTGAGACTAGCAACCAGATTAGAAGAAGTCAGCGCTACATCTGTGAGTATGTGTGGTCGTGCTGCCGATAGCCAGCCAGgggactagtagttcccttgcaaatccccatgtcacagatccaattttaacggttgttacatgcattaacagccgttaaaaacggatccattgacgtcTATGGGGGCCATCAGGCcgtgaaaacagccaaaaataggacatgtcctattttttgacgcccattattcacaggccattaaaaaaacggccatgtgagtacacccatagaatatcattgttatgAAAACGGCAATGCGGTGGCCATTAAAAGAACGGCCGCCACACGTCCGtttatcactgtcgtgtgaaGAAGGCCTAAGAATATTCACTGGCGCAATCGATGTTAATATTGTTGCTGATGTGCTTTAACAATACAAAACACAGAAGATTGTACCTGATATGGGTCCAAGCTGAGAGGTTTTTCCCAGCCACGGTAGTGGCTCAATATTGGGCTCAAACAATGACATCATTAAATTTGATTTCTTCTTGCTATCGGCTTGAGAATAGAGCATTCCATGCCAGTCTGGTCTACAGTGCGGAGGAGAGAGATGCTGATGAAGAAACATTTACAACCAGGGTCTTATTAAGAAGGTTTCGCTCTGCCCTCTAAGGATGACCATACACGAGATAAACAATGGACAAAATGGATGATTTTGACCATTTTAGACGACGATCATTTGAGAAGTGTACGCACTCCTGATGACTCACGGCACGCCATTGTTTGCCCAAAAAATAATGGTCCTCTTGTCACAGTCCTGTCAATACTTATCTTATGTGTACAACCAGCTTAACACACCACAAACATTTCCCCTGCCAGTGCTGTTGTCAGCCCTACATGCCACATCTGTAATGTAGGAGGGGACCATGATGGTCTACACAGGCACATAGAAATACAGTAGGGTCACCTCGGGTGGGGTTATTTGCTGTAACTAGGCAGTCATTACAGAGCCCAAGGGGATTgcctattagagcatatggaaGCCATATTGAGGTGGGGCTGGTCACTAACAGACCGagtccatccatgtattacatgcatGGACAATCATTTCACTGGTCGCAGCACGTaatactagggctgggcaattagtcGAAAAATAATTGTGAATTTTGGTTTTATAATTTCTTTTCTCCAGGTTTAAACGGTTTCtgtatcttcaggacgcagatacagttgaatccaatggtagagcagggggccCTAAGGAACGCGGTTAGggaatatgtatattattatttttatcaggcactattgggggcattatactatgcagaagcagctatggggccattatactgtgggaacggcagttatggggggcattatactgtgtggtggcagctaaggggggcattatactcagtGGGTGcatctattggggcattatactgtgtggagggcatctatggggcattatgctgtgtggagggcatctattggagcattatactgtgtggagggcatctatggggcattatgctgtgtggagggcatctattggggcattatactgtggagggcatctatggggcattatactgtgtggagggcatctatggggcattatgctgtgtggagggcatctattggggcattatactgtgtggagggcatctatggggcattatgctgtgtggagggcatctattggggcattatactgtgtggagggcatctattggggcattatactgtgtggagggcatctatggggcattatactgtgtggagggcatctatggggcattatactgtgtggagggcatctatggggcattatactgtgtggagggcatctatggggcattataatgtgtggaggcagctatggggcattatactgtgtggagggcatctatggggcattatactgtgtggagggcatctatggggcattatactgtgtggagggcatctatggggcattataatgtgtggaggcagctatggggcattatactgtgtgggggcagtgtcaggatatattatatgcagtagtatacagcaggctcaggagataaatatgaattcaatggcgtagcatgcaattaggggcgtggcatgcaaaaagggATGGGGGGGGTCtaaataatcgtaatcgaggttacatgtttaattaatcgtgattttgatttaggtcataattgcccagctctacgtaatactacatttcttatAAAGGGGATATAGCAAATTTCATAAAAGATGGGGCATCTCATTtaaccataaaaagactcttaccCAAGCTGCACTAAAGCCACCATTCCTTCCACCTTCAGACTACCATGGAGTAAGACACAAAAATTAGGAATTTTGCCTGCAATCTGACTGGCAGAATTCTCATCCTCTAGATCATCTGCGAGTCCAGCCCCAATATCATCTCCCTCTAGAACAGAACAAAAGAGGAAACGTTACACACATTAACGGTGTGGCGGAAACATTCAGAACGGTCTCTACACCCCAGGTTCTTACTCACCTTTGTTGAGGGCAATAGGTAGAACAAGGTGACGGGACAGAACAGGAGGGCtcgagatgtcagcaatgtcaatAAAGCCCACAATTTCcaattctgaaaaaatataggCTCATCTATAAGTATACAGTTTCTCAATTACACTGTTCAACCAAATCATAGCAGTTATTTATAGTGTCCTGTAAATAACTGAATATAAATATATGGCCCTCCTATTTGTTTCAAGAGGGAAATCAATAGCTATCATTATCACTATAAAATGGCATACAATCAGCACTTATTCTAGTAAAGTCTTATACTATCATAGATGTACGAATGTAAAAACCTGTTGTAGTGCTACCTACAGAATTCAGCATCACAGAGGTTAATGATCTCGAAATCCATGAAAAAGTATACAATTATTATTGGTCCTACATGACTATATATGTTTAGGTTATAAAAGTGGTCTCAGCAGACCgcaagtctcccctcccccaaatCATCTGTTTGTTGTTTGTTTCAGGAGCCAGATTGCGtctcttacattaaccccttcaggactgagcctgttttggccttcaggacgaagccgatttttcaaatctgacatgtgtcactttatgtggtaataacttgggaatccttttacctatccaagtgattctgagattgttttctcgtgacacattgtactttatgttagtgaaaaaaattggtagatatattcaatatttatttataaaaaaaccaccaagatttggagaaaatttgcattttctagatttaaaatgtatctgcttgtaaaacagatagtaataccacacaaaatagtgactagttaccatttcccatatgtctactttatgtttgcatcgtttttttgaacattttatttttctaggacgttacaaggcttagaactttagcagcaattcctcatattttcaagaaaatttcaaaaggacattttttcacggaccagttcagttctgaagtgcaaatataatggtggtttctcttggctcaaatacccacaaaatctctctcagaccggagcaggcaaaactaaattgggtatgatccaacaaataccctaaatagcatataaaagtacagtgaagtttaccgctcagacggcactggtaacagtccaatatcattcagtatggacactctctcccagaaaaatgcagtggacagtccgcaatccaatgagggtgtggatggtaattcttatccttgtagttccaccaagctccttatcgtctccctccacattcaaagaactcctggtaggaaaaggatcttatgtctctaatagatggaaaaaggaagacacatagtgcaacaccctctgaaaaagattgctccacgccaagtttaatccatactcacagaagtaacaagaaataaaagcatcaaggtaagtaaaaatctttaaaatttctaggcggcacgccaaacactctcgcccgaccctgggtttcgcccttccggcttcctctggggcatgtgtgacgtgtctaattaacaggtttatatagccgcatatcatttaaatttacataaatttacatacataaaaatggttaaaaaaaaacatatacacccacaatgatctctgcaatatatagagataatctgatcttaccatcataatcgtatacatatatatacacttttattatttttatataaatgcctaatctctttaaaaagtaaaaaaatatatataatatattatgctaaacaagcctatttgccacctttatagttggttagattccacatatcatcccatatccattatattgatttttatttatattttatcagttgttttatattttttctgtctctaattttccacttagtctgaactgtggccaatctctaaagcttccagagcttcagtgagctgcagctaatcagaacaattaagttctgctgagacaagatcccttggtcataatgctatgtgtgaacaagtctcttactaatactatacatagggcattttttggcataattgttttcataacatggaactacaaatatggaccagaatatctatcagaaaaaaaatataaaacaactgataaaatataaataaaaatcaatataatggatatgggatgatatgtggaatctaaccaactataaaggtggcaaataggcttgtttagcataatatattatatatatttttttactttttaaagagattaggcatttatataaaaataataaaagtgtatatatatgtatacgattatgatggtaagatcagattatctctatatattgcagagatcattgtgggtgtatatgtttttttttaaccattttttatgtatgtaaatttatgtaaatttaaatgatatgcggctatataaacctgttaattagacacgtcacacatgccccagaggaagccggaagggcgaaacccagggtcgggcgagagtgtttggcgtgccgcctagaaattttaaagatttttacttaccttgatgcttttatttcttgttacttctgtgagtatggattaaacttggcgtggagcaatctttttcagagggtgttgcactatgtgtcttcctttttccatctattagagacataagatccttttcctaccaggagttctttgaatgtggagagagacgataaggagcttggtggaactacaaggataagaattaccatccacaccctcattggattgcggactgtccactgcatttttctgggagagagtgtccatactgaatgatattggactgttaccagtgccgtctgagcggtaaacttcactgtactttacagttctgaagtggctttgagggccctatatattagaaagtccccataaatccccccattttgaaaactgcatccctcaaagtattcaaaaccacattcagaaagtattttaaccctttaggcgtttcacaggaattaaagcaaagtagagggaaaatttacaaatttaaattatttttttttgctcaaaTCATTCGTAACACATTCTTTTTtcagtaccacagaaggttttacccgagaaatgcaactcaatatttattgcccagatactgcagtttttagaaatatcccacatgtggtcctagtgtccgAATGGACTGAAACATAGGACTCAgaaggcctcctttttttagaatatattttaggcaccatgtcaggtttgaagaggtcttgtggtaccaaaacagtaaagacaccccaaaagtgaccccattttggaaactacacccctcaaggaatttatctaggggtatagttagcattttgaacccacagtttttttgctaaatttatttgaattagtttgtgaagatgaaaatctactgtttctctgaaaaaaacgtaacaggttttcatttttacaaagaataaaaggcgaaaaaacaccccaacatacataaagcaatttctcccaattatagcaataccccatatggggtaataaactgctgtttggatccacagcaggtctcagaagggaaggagcgccatttggattttgctggaatagttttcagtgcagtgtcacgtttgcaatgcactggagggaccaaaacagtagaaacccctgaaaagtgaccacattttggaaactacacccactcaaggaatttttctaggggtaaagttagcactttgaccccacagttgttttgctgaattcattggaattagtctgtaaaaggtaaaaacctactttttttttttttttaaaaaaacttagacctttttaatttttacaaggaataaaggagaaatagcaccccaacatttgtaaaacaatttctcccaattacgtaaatacgccatatgcggtaataaactgctgtatggacccacagcggggcttag from Rhinoderma darwinii isolate aRhiDar2 chromosome 3, aRhiDar2.hap1, whole genome shotgun sequence carries:
- the INTS14 gene encoding integrator complex subunit 14; translation: MPTVVVMDVSLSMTRPVPVEGTEEFQRKHLAAHGLTMLFEHMATNYKLEFTALVVFSSLWELMVPFTRDYNTLQEALSNIDDYDKTCLESALQGVSSVVQQEWGASIPCQVVLVTDGCLGIGRGSLLHSLSSLNQRTESNRFPLPFPFPSKLYVMCMANLEELQNSDSLDCLERLIDLNNGEGQIFTIDGPLCLKNVQSMFGKLIDVAYTPFHAVLKCGNLSSDVQVFPRPEPVVIDEEIDPIPKFINTELEIVGFIDIADISSPPVLSRHLVLPIALNKEGDDIGAGLADDLEDENSASQIAGKIPNFCVLLHGSLKVEGMVALVQLGPDWHGMLYSQADSKKKSNLMMSLFEPNIEPLPWLGKTSQLGPISDAKENPYGEEDNKSPFPLQPKAKRSYAQNVTVWIKPSGLQTDVQKILRNARKLPEKTQTFYKELNRLRKAALAFGFLDLLKGVSDMLERECTLLPDTAHPDAAFQLSHAAAQLKLASGGSSEHAAYDHNIVPLQTDFSGRGSDRM